A region of Piscinibacter gummiphilus DNA encodes the following proteins:
- a CDS encoding bifunctional riboflavin kinase/FAD synthetase: MQVFRGFHHPGIAPACALTIGNFDGVHRGHQAMLALLRSEAQHRGLPSCVLTFEPHPRDYFARKAGKPELAPPRIATLRDKLSELERCGIDQVVVLRFDEALATQPAAAFIQDTLVDGLGAKYVLVGDDFRFGAKRVGDYTMLDAAGAEQGFDVARMNSYEVHGLRVSSSAVREALAAGNLSQVTALLGRPYSISGHVVHGKKLGRDLGFRTLNLRFPHRLAAAMGIFAVRTHGLAPEPVDGVASLGVRPTVDDSGRVLLEVHCLEWPSSLGLEGGYGKLVRVELLHKIRDEARYDGLDALKAAILQDEADARTFLASATPHAATGRQTTRDRI, encoded by the coding sequence ATGCAAGTTTTCCGCGGATTCCACCACCCCGGCATCGCCCCCGCCTGCGCCCTGACCATCGGCAACTTCGACGGTGTCCACCGCGGGCACCAGGCCATGCTGGCCCTGCTCCGCTCCGAAGCCCAGCACCGCGGGCTGCCGTCCTGCGTCCTGACCTTCGAGCCGCACCCGCGCGACTACTTCGCCCGCAAGGCCGGCAAGCCCGAGCTGGCCCCGCCCCGCATCGCCACCCTGCGCGACAAGCTGAGCGAACTGGAGCGCTGCGGCATCGACCAGGTCGTGGTGCTGCGCTTCGACGAGGCCCTGGCCACCCAACCCGCCGCCGCGTTCATCCAGGACACCCTGGTCGACGGCCTGGGCGCGAAGTACGTGCTGGTGGGCGACGACTTCCGCTTCGGCGCGAAGCGGGTGGGCGACTACACGATGCTCGACGCCGCCGGCGCCGAGCAGGGCTTCGACGTGGCCCGCATGAACAGCTACGAGGTGCACGGCCTGCGCGTGTCGAGTTCGGCGGTGCGCGAGGCGCTGGCGGCCGGCAACCTCAGCCAGGTCACCGCGCTGCTGGGCCGCCCGTACAGCATCAGCGGCCACGTCGTGCACGGCAAGAAACTCGGGCGCGACCTGGGCTTCCGCACGCTCAACCTGCGTTTCCCGCACCGGCTGGCCGCGGCCATGGGCATCTTCGCGGTGCGCACCCACGGCCTGGCGCCGGAGCCCGTCGACGGGGTCGCGAGCCTCGGCGTGCGCCCCACGGTGGACGACAGCGGCCGGGTGCTGCTCGAAGTGCACTGCCTCGAATGGCCATCCTCGCTGGGCCTGGAGGGGGGGTACGGTAAACTCGTGCGTGTGGAACTGCTGCACAAGATCCGCGACGAGGCCCGGTACGACGGGCTCGACGCCCTGAAAGCCGCCATCCTGCAGGATGAGGCCGACGCACGCACGTTCCTCGCGTCCGCGACACCCCATGCCGCCACCGGTCGCCAGACCACCCGCGACCGAATTTAG
- a CDS encoding YgdI/YgdR family lipoprotein produces the protein MFRASVVLVLAACALAACSTSEYLINTRDGGQVVSTGKPELDPKAGVYTYTDANGRTSTIREGEVVHVMKR, from the coding sequence ATGTTCCGAGCCTCTGTTGTCCTGGTACTCGCGGCCTGCGCCCTGGCCGCCTGCTCCACCAGCGAATACCTCATCAACACCCGCGACGGCGGCCAGGTCGTCAGCACCGGAAAGCCCGAGCTGGACCCGAAGGCGGGTGTCTACACGTACACCGATGCCAATGGCCGCACCTCGACGATCCGCGAGGGCGAAGTCGTCCACGTCATGAAACGCTAG
- a CDS encoding TonB family protein, which produces MAQTRITDDAEVAAPRPSEPPGAVPERAERFTVPERRRMLLAMGVSLVVHAVLLTLVFGGSGTGAPGLTFPWQDRRAEADDLSIVLTPLPAPPTPPAEARDEAPPARASRPPSPRPAPEVPPAPTPDAPAPDAPEPPAPEPPPAFVAEAPPPPPAPETPVPPPVPVPVVEVPVPDTPVAPPPVVAVAASAPLPEAPASSPDELAREALRRQEALRAEAARVEAERQEALAREAAVRQEAERQEAARIEAERRDQVARQAVAEAEARRQEAARADAARRETERQEAERREQEAKQAAADADARRQEAARAEAARVEAERQAQVTRDTAAQAEARRQEAARVEAARLDAERRESAERAAAAEQEARRQEAARADAARVEAARAEATRAEAARADAARAEAARADAERRDQAAREAAARQEAQRQEAARADAERQEADRQAAARANAEQERREAVRRAIGRQLDEEAAQRDVAKARPPNNSLPLSLSSPRRGRLWGRTDPNAELVQYADTWARRIQFGTPAETVQALARRPHTTPMVTVAIRSDGSVESVTFVVSSGVPEVDDAIRRIVEAQKPNPAFPAALAREYDVIEIRRTWHFDSAVRLQ; this is translated from the coding sequence ATGGCCCAGACGCGGATCACGGACGACGCTGAAGTGGCAGCGCCAAGGCCTTCGGAGCCGCCGGGTGCGGTGCCGGAGCGGGCCGAACGCTTCACGGTCCCCGAACGCCGACGGATGCTGCTGGCGATGGGCGTCTCCCTCGTCGTGCATGCGGTGCTGCTGACCCTGGTGTTCGGTGGATCCGGCACCGGGGCGCCGGGCCTCACCTTCCCGTGGCAGGACCGGCGGGCGGAGGCGGACGACCTGAGCATCGTGCTCACACCGCTGCCCGCCCCCCCGACACCGCCCGCGGAAGCTCGGGACGAGGCGCCGCCCGCACGGGCATCGCGTCCTCCGAGTCCCCGGCCTGCACCCGAGGTGCCGCCCGCCCCGACGCCGGACGCACCGGCTCCGGATGCCCCGGAGCCGCCGGCCCCCGAACCGCCCCCCGCGTTCGTGGCCGAGGCGCCGCCCCCACCGCCAGCACCCGAAACCCCCGTGCCACCGCCCGTGCCCGTGCCGGTCGTCGAGGTGCCCGTGCCCGACACCCCCGTCGCGCCGCCTCCCGTGGTGGCCGTCGCGGCCAGCGCGCCGTTGCCCGAGGCGCCGGCTTCGTCGCCCGACGAACTCGCGCGGGAGGCGCTGCGGCGCCAGGAGGCCTTGCGCGCCGAGGCGGCGCGGGTGGAAGCCGAGCGCCAGGAGGCCCTCGCGCGGGAGGCCGCCGTGCGGCAGGAGGCGGAACGCCAGGAAGCCGCACGCATCGAGGCCGAACGCCGGGACCAGGTGGCGCGGCAGGCGGTGGCCGAGGCGGAAGCGCGCCGCCAGGAGGCGGCCCGCGCCGACGCGGCCCGGCGGGAGACCGAACGGCAGGAGGCCGAGCGCCGGGAGCAGGAGGCGAAGCAGGCCGCGGCCGACGCGGACGCGCGGCGGCAGGAGGCGGCCCGGGCCGAAGCGGCGCGTGTGGAGGCCGAACGCCAGGCCCAGGTGACGCGTGACACAGCGGCCCAGGCCGAGGCCCGCCGCCAGGAGGCCGCCCGGGTCGAAGCCGCGCGCCTCGATGCCGAACGCCGCGAGTCGGCCGAACGCGCGGCCGCGGCCGAACAGGAAGCTCGGCGGCAGGAAGCCGCACGGGCAGACGCTGCACGTGTCGAAGCGGCCCGAGCGGAAGCCACCCGCGCAGAAGCAGCCCGCGCAGACGCAGCCCGCGCAGAGGCAGCCCGAGCCGACGCCGAACGCCGCGACCAGGCCGCCCGCGAAGCCGCGGCCCGGCAGGAAGCGCAGCGCCAGGAGGCCGCCCGCGCCGACGCCGAGCGCCAGGAAGCCGACCGGCAGGCCGCCGCCCGCGCCAACGCCGAACAGGAGCGCCGCGAGGCCGTGCGCCGCGCGATCGGTCGTCAGCTCGACGAGGAGGCCGCGCAGCGCGACGTGGCGAAGGCCCGCCCGCCGAACAACAGCCTGCCGCTGTCGCTCAGTTCCCCGCGCCGGGGCCGTCTCTGGGGGCGCACCGACCCGAACGCCGAACTCGTGCAGTACGCCGACACCTGGGCCCGCCGCATCCAGTTCGGCACTCCCGCCGAGACGGTGCAGGCCCTGGCCAGGCGGCCGCACACGACGCCGATGGTCACCGTGGCGATCCGCAGCGACGGCTCCGTCGAGTCCGTGACTTTCGTGGTGTCGAGCGGCGTGCCCGAGGTCGACGACGCGATCCGCCGCATCGTCGAGGCCCAGAAGCCCAACCCGGCGTTCCCCGCGGCGCTCGCCCGCGAGTACGACGTGATCGAGATCCGGCGCACCTGGCACTTCGATTCCGCGGTCCGTCTCCAGTGA
- a CDS encoding MFS transporter, with protein sequence MSRLSDAPAPPAFGPTVACLAGAQLIAWAALYYTFSAFVLPMHDTFGWSKPSIMGAFTLGLAVWGAASYGAGALIDRGHGRAVMAGGTFIAGLGFLLWSVVESLPVLYLAWALLGAAMAMTLYEPAFSVVTRRFPTRYGSAITWLTLVGGFASTVSFPVTLWLIGAFGWRVALAVVGGLLLFVATPLNAWALRGTDPPRPVRAADAADDATLHEALRHKAFWLLAATFMLYSIVSATFWAHVLPAFASKGTPEAQALAVLMWVGPAQVVGRVVFMVAGRRWSARVLGLAVFAAMPLSLLIFALAHSLWALLLFAVMFGAANGLITIVRGHVVPTYFGHAHVGRISGLLSVLSLVPRAVGPLVGAWVLLVVPGYRELLLMLAAMVGLAWIAFAMAGDPAR encoded by the coding sequence ATGTCCCGACTTTCCGACGCGCCCGCGCCGCCGGCCTTCGGCCCCACCGTCGCGTGCCTGGCCGGGGCCCAGCTGATCGCGTGGGCGGCGCTGTACTACACCTTCTCGGCCTTCGTGCTGCCGATGCACGACACGTTCGGCTGGTCCAAGCCGTCGATCATGGGGGCGTTCACGTTGGGGCTCGCGGTGTGGGGCGCGGCCAGCTACGGGGCCGGGGCGCTCATCGATCGCGGACACGGGCGCGCGGTGATGGCGGGCGGCACGTTCATCGCGGGCCTCGGTTTCCTGCTGTGGTCTGTCGTCGAGAGCCTGCCGGTGCTGTACCTCGCGTGGGCGCTGCTGGGCGCCGCGATGGCGATGACCCTCTACGAGCCGGCCTTCAGCGTCGTCACCCGGCGCTTTCCCACCCGCTACGGGTCGGCCATCACCTGGCTCACCCTCGTGGGCGGGTTCGCGAGCACGGTGTCGTTCCCGGTCACGTTGTGGCTGATCGGGGCGTTCGGCTGGCGCGTGGCGCTCGCGGTGGTGGGCGGGCTGCTGCTGTTCGTGGCGACGCCGCTCAACGCATGGGCGCTGCGCGGCACCGACCCGCCGCGCCCGGTGCGTGCCGCCGACGCCGCGGACGACGCCACGCTGCACGAGGCCCTGCGCCACAAGGCGTTCTGGCTGCTGGCGGCCACCTTCATGCTGTATTCCATCGTGTCGGCCACCTTCTGGGCCCACGTGCTGCCGGCCTTCGCGTCGAAGGGCACGCCGGAGGCCCAGGCCCTGGCGGTGCTGATGTGGGTGGGGCCGGCGCAGGTCGTCGGCCGGGTGGTGTTCATGGTGGCCGGGCGGCGCTGGTCGGCGCGGGTGCTCGGGCTGGCGGTGTTCGCGGCCATGCCGCTGTCGCTCCTCATCTTCGCGCTGGCCCATTCGCTCTGGGCGCTGCTGCTGTTCGCGGTGATGTTCGGCGCGGCCAACGGCCTCATCACCATCGTGCGGGGCCACGTCGTGCCCACGTACTTCGGCCATGCGCACGTGGGGCGCATCAGCGGGCTGCTGTCGGTGCTGTCCCTCGTGCCGCGCGCGGTCGGTCCGCTGGTGGGGGCGTGGGTGCTGCTCGTGGTGCCGGGCTACCGGGAGCTGCTGCTGATGCTGGCGGCGATGGTCGGCCTGGCGTGGATCGCGTTCGCGATGGCGGGAGATCCGGCCCGCTAG
- a CDS encoding DUF802 domain-containing protein yields the protein MNRLLHHTAFAVGLLALGWIAAGYVPGHLLALSLVLLIGAFYLMGALELHRFHTSTVGLSQAVAGAGEAPADLGAWLASVPAGLRHAVRLRVEGERVGLPGPALTPYLAGLLVLLGMLGTFLGMVVTLKGTGLALESATNVEAIRASLAAPVRGLGLAFGCSVAGVAASAMLGLMSALARRERQQVVQQLDARVTTTLRGFSRVHQREESLALLRAQADTLPAVVTQLQALVGHIERQGQALHDQLVAGQAKFHDEAQRAYTGLAESVDRSLKSSLAESARLAGAAIEPAVTATMAGLATEAAMLRDTLSATVQQQLDGVAARLDTTAASLATQWQAALASQQRQGEAVAADLKAGLDRFTASFEQRATALVDGVSTRMDRSAEIWSESLGRALDEQRQGHEALTAHGRDAAAAMVAGFETHAASLLRRVAESQAEADAAAVRREQERSTAFHDGIARLTAAMQRQAEDDGAALAERQRQICTTLEQTAQTIAAQTETHARATIGEIARLVQAASEAPRAAAEVIGELRTALSDSLVRDNTALDERNRLMSTLSGLLDAVNHASTEQRAAIDALVATTTDVLERAGTRFADSVETESRALQAVSEQVTGSAAEVANLGEGFGVAVQQFSRASEDLMAQLQRIEGALSHTMARSDEQLAYYVAQAREIVDLTLGSHQQIFEGLQSRAKAPEAESA from the coding sequence ATGAACCGACTCCTCCATCACACCGCCTTCGCGGTGGGCCTCCTCGCGCTCGGCTGGATCGCCGCCGGCTACGTGCCGGGCCACCTGCTGGCGCTGTCTCTGGTGCTGCTGATCGGGGCCTTCTACCTGATGGGTGCGCTCGAGCTGCACCGCTTCCACACGTCGACGGTGGGGCTGTCGCAGGCCGTGGCCGGCGCGGGCGAGGCCCCGGCGGACCTCGGCGCCTGGCTCGCCTCGGTGCCCGCGGGCCTGCGCCATGCCGTGCGCCTGCGCGTGGAAGGCGAGCGGGTGGGTCTGCCGGGCCCCGCGCTGACACCGTACCTCGCCGGCCTGCTGGTGCTGCTGGGCATGCTGGGCACCTTCCTCGGCATGGTGGTCACGCTCAAGGGCACCGGCCTCGCGCTCGAGAGCGCGACGAACGTGGAGGCCATCCGCGCCTCGCTCGCCGCGCCGGTCCGGGGCCTGGGCCTCGCGTTCGGCTGTTCGGTGGCGGGCGTCGCGGCCTCGGCCATGCTGGGCCTGATGTCGGCGCTGGCGCGGCGCGAGCGCCAGCAGGTGGTGCAGCAACTCGACGCGCGGGTCACCACCACGCTGCGTGGCTTCTCGCGTGTGCACCAGCGCGAGGAATCGCTCGCGTTGCTGCGCGCGCAGGCCGACACGCTGCCCGCGGTGGTGACGCAGCTGCAGGCCCTCGTGGGCCACATCGAACGCCAGGGCCAGGCCCTGCACGACCAGCTGGTGGCCGGCCAGGCGAAGTTCCATGACGAGGCGCAGCGCGCCTACACGGGCCTTGCCGAGTCGGTGGACCGCTCGCTCAAGAGCAGCCTCGCCGAGAGCGCGCGCCTGGCGGGCGCCGCCATCGAACCGGCGGTGACGGCCACGATGGCCGGCCTCGCGACGGAAGCCGCCATGCTGCGCGACACGCTGTCGGCCACCGTGCAGCAGCAGCTCGACGGCGTGGCCGCACGGCTGGATACCACCGCGGCGTCCCTCGCCACGCAGTGGCAGGCTGCGCTCGCCAGCCAGCAGCGCCAGGGTGAGGCCGTCGCCGCCGACCTGAAGGCCGGCCTCGACCGCTTCACCGCGTCCTTCGAACAGCGCGCCACGGCGCTGGTGGACGGTGTGTCCACCCGCATGGACCGCAGCGCCGAGATTTGGAGCGAATCGCTCGGCCGCGCGCTCGACGAGCAGCGGCAGGGCCACGAGGCGCTCACCGCCCATGGCCGCGACGCGGCCGCCGCGATGGTCGCCGGCTTCGAGACGCACGCGGCCTCGCTGCTGCGCCGCGTGGCCGAGTCGCAGGCCGAGGCCGACGCCGCCGCGGTCCGCCGCGAGCAGGAGCGGTCCACCGCCTTCCACGACGGCATCGCCCGCCTCACCGCCGCGATGCAGCGCCAGGCCGAGGACGACGGCGCCGCGCTGGCCGAGCGCCAGCGCCAGATCTGCACGACGCTCGAGCAGACGGCCCAGACCATCGCCGCGCAGACCGAGACCCATGCCCGCGCCACCATCGGCGAGATCGCCCGCCTCGTGCAGGCCGCGTCCGAGGCGCCGCGTGCGGCCGCCGAGGTGATCGGCGAACTGCGCACCGCGCTGTCCGACAGCCTGGTGCGCGACAACACCGCGCTCGACGAACGCAACCGGCTGATGTCCACGCTCTCCGGCCTGCTCGACGCGGTGAACCACGCGAGCACCGAGCAGCGTGCCGCCATCGACGCGCTGGTGGCCACCACCACCGACGTGCTGGAGCGCGCGGGCACCCGTTTCGCCGACAGCGTCGAGACGGAGTCGCGCGCGCTGCAGGCCGTGTCCGAACAGGTCACGGGCAGCGCCGCCGAGGTGGCGAACCTGGGCGAAGGCTTCGGCGTGGCGGTGCAGCAGTTCAGCCGCGCGAGCGAGGACCTGATGGCCCAGCTGCAGCGCATCGAGGGCGCGCTGTCGCACACGATGGCCCGCAGCGACGAGCAGCTGGCCTACTACGTGGCGCAGGCGCGCGAGATCGTCGACCTGACGCTCGGCTCGCACCAGCAGATCTTCGAAGGCCTGCAGTCGCGGGCCAAGGCACCCGAGGCCGAGTCCGCATGA
- a CDS encoding pseudouridine synthase has protein sequence MKLSQLLFTQGFGARRECEGLIASGHVTVGGERVDDPFADVDPTGLQFTVRGEPWTYHEKALLVMNKPQGVECSQKPKHHPSIYSLLPAPLRRRDVQSIGRLDEDTTGLLLFTDDGALIHRFTSPKKHVPKVYEVTCKHPVTPDQIARLLEGVKLVDDPATVRAVACEPTGELTLRLTLVDGKYHQVKRMLAAVSNRVEGLHRSGFGALVLPADLAPGQWRWLEGPSAIVPAG, from the coding sequence ATGAAGCTGTCCCAACTGCTGTTCACCCAGGGCTTCGGCGCCCGCCGCGAGTGCGAGGGCCTGATCGCCTCCGGCCACGTCACCGTCGGCGGCGAGCGTGTCGACGACCCGTTCGCCGACGTCGATCCGACGGGCCTGCAGTTCACCGTGCGCGGCGAACCGTGGACGTACCACGAGAAGGCGCTGCTCGTGATGAACAAGCCGCAGGGTGTCGAGTGCTCGCAGAAGCCGAAGCACCACCCGAGCATCTACAGCCTGCTGCCCGCGCCGCTGCGCCGGCGCGACGTGCAGAGCATCGGCCGCCTCGACGAGGACACCACGGGCCTGCTGCTGTTCACCGACGACGGCGCGCTGATCCACCGCTTCACGTCGCCGAAGAAACACGTGCCGAAGGTGTACGAAGTGACCTGCAAGCACCCCGTGACGCCGGACCAGATCGCCCGCCTGCTCGAAGGGGTCAAGCTGGTGGACGACCCGGCCACCGTTCGGGCCGTGGCCTGCGAGCCCACCGGCGAACTCACGCTGCGTTTGACCCTCGTCGACGGCAAGTACCACCAGGTCAAGCGCATGCTGGCCGCGGTGAGCAACCGGGTCGAGGGACTGCACCGCAGCGGCTTCGGCGCCCTCGTGCTGCCCGCCGACCTGGCCCCGGGCCAGTGGCGGTGGCTGGAAGGCCCGTCGGCCATCGTGCCGGCCGGGTGA
- a CDS encoding DUF3348 family protein: MQLGSSSPGVAGSELTRLLARLADAPPVDVRPAFAERLGHWLSWTDAISLSTALNAGPSDAAPARSRGLGGDEADFQRVRAALSASIAAGPADAEASPTDFSPYRRHCAARQQAMLEAVGALRQRLRDALSRRAPSLARLAALDAVMDQALAPHERRLLALVPLRLQSHFERMARAAGDDPGWTATFRDDLDHVLQAELAHRLLPAQGLLDALRTHPTT; this comes from the coding sequence ATGCAACTCGGGTCATCCAGCCCGGGCGTTGCCGGTTCGGAGCTCACCCGCCTCCTGGCCCGTCTGGCGGACGCCCCCCCTGTCGATGTGCGACCGGCGTTCGCCGAACGGCTGGGCCACTGGCTCAGCTGGACGGACGCGATCTCGCTGTCGACCGCGCTCAACGCCGGGCCGTCGGATGCCGCCCCCGCGCGCTCGCGCGGCCTGGGTGGCGACGAGGCGGACTTCCAGCGCGTGCGCGCGGCCCTGTCGGCGTCCATCGCCGCCGGCCCTGCCGACGCCGAGGCGAGCCCGACCGATTTCAGCCCGTACCGACGCCACTGCGCCGCCCGGCAGCAGGCGATGCTCGAGGCCGTCGGCGCGTTGCGCCAGCGCCTGCGAGACGCCCTGTCCCGGCGTGCGCCGTCGCTCGCCCGGCTGGCCGCACTCGACGCCGTCATGGACCAGGCCCTGGCGCCGCACGAACGCCGTCTGCTGGCGCTGGTGCCGCTGAGGCTTCAATCGCACTTCGAACGGATGGCCCGCGCCGCCGGGGACGACCCCGGCTGGACCGCCACCTTCCGTGATGACCTGGACCACGTGCTGCAGGCCGAACTGGCGCACCGGCTGTTGCCGGCCCAGGGCCTGCTGGACGCACTTCGCACGCACCCCACGACATGA
- a CDS encoding alpha/beta fold hydrolase, giving the protein MSSPDSFPPIVFVHGNGDTAALWFTTVWRFESNGWPRDRLHAIDLPYPLARDDEHTPQPGRTSSAEHMAFLAAEVERVRAATGARRVLLVANSRGGYAVRNYLARGGGADKVSHVVLGGTPNHGVWTSAEHLPHNEFNGAGPLLRALNEPGPDGHEVTPGVAWLTLRSDGNDKYCQPTGHWIGVPHLATGTGPDSPELRGAVNVVVPGVDHRETSYGPEAFAHTWAFLTGAPPATLSIEPEPQLRLDGKVSGFGVDNRKGFDPTNLPLVGARLEVFATHPDTGERLGPAVHVRTIGPEGRWGPMTARPGQPYEFVITADGYPVTHVYRSPFVRSSELIHLRAERLPKPEATPPLSRVTLSRPRGFFDRQRDRVMLDGQCPPPDVPPGVAGVSVAVARVTDRAGRTVQAEFNGERIAGLAWPLAEGHLVTFELHH; this is encoded by the coding sequence GTGTCCTCACCCGATTCCTTCCCACCCATCGTGTTCGTCCACGGCAACGGCGACACCGCCGCGCTGTGGTTCACCACCGTCTGGCGCTTCGAGTCGAACGGCTGGCCGCGCGACCGGCTGCACGCCATCGACCTGCCCTACCCGCTCGCCCGCGACGACGAACACACGCCCCAGCCCGGCCGCACCTCGAGTGCCGAGCACATGGCCTTCCTCGCGGCCGAGGTGGAGCGCGTGCGCGCGGCCACCGGGGCACGCCGCGTGCTGCTCGTCGCGAACTCGCGGGGCGGCTACGCGGTGCGCAACTACCTGGCCCGCGGCGGCGGGGCGGACAAGGTGTCGCACGTGGTGCTGGGCGGCACGCCCAACCACGGCGTGTGGACCTCGGCGGAACACCTCCCCCACAACGAGTTCAACGGTGCCGGCCCGCTGCTGCGCGCCCTCAACGAACCCGGACCGGACGGCCACGAGGTGACGCCCGGCGTCGCGTGGCTCACGCTGCGGTCCGACGGCAACGACAAGTACTGCCAGCCCACCGGCCACTGGATCGGCGTGCCGCACCTGGCCACCGGCACCGGGCCCGACAGCCCCGAACTGCGCGGTGCCGTCAACGTGGTGGTGCCGGGCGTGGACCACCGCGAGACGTCGTACGGCCCCGAGGCCTTCGCCCACACCTGGGCCTTCCTCACCGGCGCGCCGCCGGCCACCCTGTCGATCGAACCGGAACCCCAGCTGCGGCTCGACGGCAAGGTCTCGGGCTTCGGCGTCGACAACCGCAAGGGCTTCGACCCGACGAACCTGCCGCTCGTGGGCGCGCGCCTCGAGGTCTTCGCCACGCACCCGGACACCGGCGAACGCCTGGGTCCGGCCGTCCACGTGCGCACCATCGGACCCGAGGGCCGCTGGGGGCCGATGACCGCGCGCCCGGGCCAGCCGTACGAGTTCGTCATCACCGCCGACGGCTACCCGGTCACCCACGTGTACCGCTCGCCGTTCGTGCGCTCCTCCGAACTCATCCACCTGCGCGCCGAGCGCCTGCCGAAGCCGGAGGCTACGCCGCCGCTGTCGCGCGTCACGCTCAGCCGCCCGCGCGGCTTCTTCGACCGCCAGCGCGACCGCGTGATGCTCGACGGCCAGTGCCCTCCGCCCGACGTGCCGCCCGGCGTGGCGGGGGTCTCGGTGGCCGTGGCCCGGGTCACCGACCGGGCCGGCCGCACCGTGCAGGCAGAATTCAACGGCGAACGCATCGCGGGCCTCGCATGGCCGCTGGCCGAGGGCCACCTGGTGACGTTCGAACTCCACCACTGA